The following proteins come from a genomic window of Edaphobacter sp. 4G125:
- a CDS encoding methyltransferase domain-containing protein — protein sequence MSNTATDREEFTDSNLYAFDAWARVYDQQANPLIELEKRFLSCVIPDIDGKDILDVGCGTGRWLERLVRFGSARSVCGVDNSSEMLAVARRKHLDNTLLLKANLPHLPINTASIDFALASFVLSYIPEIGFFAQELTRTLRRSGELFLTDMHPETAIELGWKRGFHSSQGPVRLDARPHSLASIITAMADHGLRLASLYEPSFGEPERCIFRSKGKEAEYRRAAGRPAIYILHFIRESVESGAPELILSDARCVLGPQESVVADIAIRRDEITINTAKPLDTACDEIDLSGYSLFPGLINAHDHLEFALFPRLGDPPYKNATEWALEIQRRYSREIDLHKQVPKDVRLWWGGLRNILCGVTTVCHHNPLHPVFDDHRFPINVVKGFGWEHSLRFATNLEGAHRQSTISQPFILHACEGIDSAAVNEFEELEALRLVDERLVLVHGTALTPLNTQRLNQQGASLIICPSSNDYLFSRFPSLQQLLSVERLAIGSDSSLTATGDLLDEIGFCHEQIGLSAQTIYDSVTRLPARILRLKSGQGRIGPHSPADLFAVRTTALDPATLLSSISWRDVELVMVRGVVRLASPEILPRLPYKSRWNLACISIDGLSRWIDAPLRDLFTSAAEVLGVSNLFLNGRRLSMSEV from the coding sequence TTGAGCAATACAGCTACAGACCGTGAGGAGTTCACTGATTCGAACCTATACGCATTCGATGCATGGGCTCGCGTCTATGACCAACAAGCGAATCCACTCATTGAGCTTGAAAAGCGATTTCTCTCTTGCGTAATCCCAGACATCGACGGCAAAGACATCTTGGATGTCGGCTGCGGTACTGGCCGCTGGCTTGAGCGCCTGGTACGCTTTGGATCAGCGCGATCGGTTTGCGGTGTCGACAATTCCAGCGAGATGCTTGCTGTGGCACGCCGGAAACATCTGGACAATACTTTGCTTCTCAAGGCAAATTTGCCCCACCTGCCTATCAACACTGCGTCAATAGATTTCGCACTCGCATCCTTCGTTCTCAGCTACATACCTGAGATAGGGTTCTTTGCCCAGGAACTGACAAGAACCCTACGCAGAAGCGGAGAACTATTCCTCACAGATATGCATCCCGAAACAGCCATCGAACTTGGCTGGAAGCGTGGCTTTCATTCTTCACAAGGTCCTGTGCGCCTAGACGCTCGGCCACACTCCCTCGCAAGCATCATCACCGCCATGGCAGATCACGGTCTGCGTCTTGCCTCTCTTTATGAGCCGTCATTTGGCGAACCCGAGCGATGTATTTTTCGCTCAAAGGGCAAAGAGGCAGAGTATAGGAGGGCAGCCGGAAGGCCAGCCATCTACATCCTTCACTTCATACGAGAATCTGTAGAGAGCGGCGCCCCCGAGCTCATTCTCAGTGATGCCCGCTGCGTTCTCGGCCCGCAAGAATCGGTTGTCGCTGATATTGCCATACGACGCGACGAGATCACGATCAATACGGCAAAGCCGCTCGATACAGCTTGTGATGAAATCGACCTATCTGGTTACAGTCTCTTTCCAGGGTTGATCAACGCACACGATCATCTCGAGTTTGCCCTCTTCCCACGTCTCGGTGATCCACCTTATAAAAACGCGACAGAATGGGCACTGGAAATCCAACGCCGCTATTCCAGAGAAATCGACCTGCATAAACAGGTTCCCAAGGACGTACGGCTTTGGTGGGGGGGCCTCCGCAATATCTTGTGCGGCGTAACAACGGTGTGCCATCACAATCCTCTCCATCCTGTCTTTGACGATCATCGATTTCCCATCAATGTTGTTAAAGGGTTTGGGTGGGAACATTCTCTTCGTTTTGCCACGAACCTTGAAGGTGCACACCGACAATCAACCATTTCACAACCTTTCATACTTCATGCTTGTGAAGGTATCGACTCTGCGGCGGTCAACGAATTCGAAGAATTGGAAGCGCTTCGCCTAGTCGACGAACGATTGGTCTTAGTGCATGGCACTGCGTTGACTCCGCTTAATACCCAGAGACTCAATCAACAAGGTGCATCGCTGATTATCTGCCCCTCATCGAACGATTACTTGTTTTCGCGGTTTCCTTCACTGCAACAACTCCTTTCCGTCGAGAGGCTTGCCATTGGAAGCGATTCATCCCTTACCGCGACAGGTGATCTCCTCGACGAAATTGGATTCTGCCATGAACAAATTGGTCTATCTGCTCAAACGATATACGACTCAGTGACGCGGCTCCCGGCAAGGATTCTCCGCCTAAAGAGCGGACAAGGGCGAATCGGGCCGCATTCACCCGCAGATTTATTCGCTGTACGCACCACAGCACTTGACCCAGCCACACTCCTTTCCTCAATCAGTTGGCGCGACGTGGAACTTGTGATGGTGCGAGGCGTCGTGCGGCTGGCATCCCCCGAGATATTGCCTCGTCTGCCCTATAAATCACGCTGGAACCTCGCGTGCATATCCATTGATGGATTGTCGCGCTGGATTGATGCCCCACTCCGTGATCTCTTCACGTCAGCTGCTGAAGTTCTCGGCGTTAGCAACCTATTTCTCAATGGGCGGCGCCTTTCAATGAGCGAGGTGTAA
- a CDS encoding B12-binding domain-containing radical SAM protein, translating into MIILFHPRATKPRNCRMPLAVLALAAVLEGRERYTIVDGNLDDDPLDAIITLIDNNDVILLGVSVMPGPQMVAGMDLSREVRRLRPGVKIVWGGYFPSIYPAAALNARYVDYVVRGQGEETLIELIEAIRGQRMLSSIRGLSYKDEFGLHHNNAERPMKGPDNFPWSPYHRIPVERYLRPSFFGKRTAVHHASIGCPFNCSFCGVHAAYGRDEKMESPERTVSILKHLVARYDADSVQFYDMNFFLREDHTQKLCELIAPLNLRWWCEARVDIMSRYSDKTMAAIARAGCTMIFFGAESGADWVLQDMQKGITTEQTLIMAERTRRFGIIPEFSFVVGNPKDPDRDTRETLAFIRRIKRINPDSEIIIQHYTPTPQPGQMYGNVDDKIAFPSTPAEWATKQWMNFTLRIDTSVPWLRKTTKELIDNFELVVASRWPTVQDIRAPRWSRLMLKTLSAWRYTFRIYNYPIELQWAHNFINLRKPKRESL; encoded by the coding sequence ATGATTATCCTCTTCCATCCTCGCGCCACGAAGCCTCGCAACTGCCGCATGCCGCTAGCGGTGCTTGCGCTTGCTGCTGTGCTGGAGGGGCGTGAGAGATATACGATCGTTGATGGGAATCTCGACGATGATCCACTCGACGCCATCATTACGCTCATCGACAACAACGATGTAATCCTACTTGGGGTTTCGGTGATGCCGGGACCACAGATGGTGGCTGGCATGGACCTGTCACGTGAAGTGCGGCGTCTGCGTCCCGGCGTGAAGATCGTATGGGGCGGCTATTTCCCATCGATTTATCCCGCAGCGGCGCTCAACGCCCGATACGTCGACTACGTTGTCCGTGGACAGGGAGAGGAGACGCTCATCGAGCTGATCGAGGCGATACGAGGCCAGCGCATGTTGTCTTCCATCCGAGGTCTTTCGTACAAGGATGAGTTCGGGCTGCATCACAATAACGCTGAACGTCCGATGAAGGGGCCGGACAACTTCCCTTGGTCTCCCTACCACCGCATTCCAGTAGAACGTTATCTCCGTCCGTCGTTCTTCGGCAAACGAACCGCGGTTCATCACGCCAGTATTGGCTGCCCATTCAACTGTTCGTTCTGTGGCGTCCATGCCGCCTATGGACGAGACGAAAAGATGGAGTCACCGGAGCGTACCGTATCGATTCTTAAACACCTCGTCGCGAGATACGACGCCGATTCCGTTCAGTTTTATGATATGAACTTCTTTCTGCGCGAAGATCATACGCAGAAGCTCTGCGAGCTGATAGCTCCACTTAATCTGCGCTGGTGGTGCGAAGCGCGCGTCGACATTATGTCTCGTTATTCCGATAAGACTATGGCGGCAATCGCACGCGCCGGCTGTACCATGATCTTCTTCGGAGCTGAGTCAGGCGCCGACTGGGTCTTGCAGGACATGCAGAAAGGCATCACCACAGAGCAGACCCTCATCATGGCCGAACGAACACGTCGCTTCGGAATAATCCCCGAGTTCTCCTTTGTCGTCGGCAATCCCAAGGACCCTGATAGGGATACGCGAGAGACACTTGCTTTCATTCGCAGAATCAAGCGTATCAATCCTGATAGCGAGATCATCATTCAGCACTACACTCCTACCCCTCAACCAGGGCAGATGTATGGGAACGTTGACGACAAGATCGCATTCCCATCGACGCCTGCAGAGTGGGCAACAAAACAGTGGATGAACTTTACGCTTCGCATCGATACCAGTGTCCCCTGGCTGCGCAAAACGACCAAGGAGCTCATCGACAACTTCGAACTAGTCGTCGCTTCACGCTGGCCTACCGTGCAGGACATCCGAGCGCCGAGGTGGAGCCGCCTCATGCTGAAGACGCTGAGCGCATGGCGCTATACGTTTCGAATCTATAACTACCCAATAGAACTTCAGTGGGCCCATAACTTTATCAATCTGCGCAAACCCAAACGAGAGAGCCTTTGA